One Nostoc sp. CENA543 genomic window, TTACACCCTTACACCCCTAGATTAAGTTATTATTTTTTAACACTTTCTCAAGACTTATTTTGTTTTTTGATAAGCTGTAGACGCTGGTATGAGGAGTCCCTAATAGGTTATGCACTGGTTGTTTACAGGACGTTTAAGTGTAGATAAACTCACGGTTAAGATTGCAGAACTGCCATCTAGTTTGCAAGGCTTAAAGTTAGTGCAGTTATCAGATTTCCATTATGATGGATTGCGATTATCAGAAGAATTATTAGCAGAAGCGATCGCAGTAACTAATGAAGTAGAACCAGATTTAATAGTATTAACTGGTGATTATGTTACTGATGATCCTGCACCAATTCACCAACTAGCATTAAGACTGAAATATCTACAAAGTCGCTATGGTAGTTATGCGGTGCTTGGTAATCATGATATTCACTTCCAACACTCCCAAGTAGAAATTACTCAGGCTTTAACCAGTATCGGTGTCAATGTCTTATGGAATGAAATTGCCTATCCTTTAGGAGAAGATTTACCAATAGTCGGATTAGCTGAT contains:
- a CDS encoding metallophosphoesterase — translated: MHWLFTGRLSVDKLTVKIAELPSSLQGLKLVQLSDFHYDGLRLSEELLAEAIAVTNEVEPDLIVLTGDYVTDDPAPIHQLALRLKYLQSRYGSYAVLGNHDIHFQHSQVEITQALTSIGVNVLWNEIAYPLGEDLPIVGLADYWSKEFNPAPLMEKLKPSTPRIVLSHNPDTAKILEQWRVDLQLSGHTHGGHIVLPGIGPVVYHYKKLLKQIPKKMRRWIPLLLGDCSKVVRYWEWAQGYHQVSTNQLYVNRGLGTYRPGRLFCPPEVTVITLV